AATACCAGAGGTATACAGCATGGCAATTTCACGTCTGACCCAGCAGGACATGAACGAGAAAGAACAACGCGAGCTGAAAACCCTCCTCGACCGCGCCCGCATCGCCCATGGCCGCACGCTGACCAACGCGGAAAACAACAGCGTCAAAAAAGAGTACATCGACAAACTGATGGTCGAGCGGGAAGCAGAAGCCAAGAAAGCCCGTCAGTTAAAGAAAAATCAGGCTTATAAAGTCGACAAAACAGCGACATTCACGTGGACTGCCAGTACAGGACCGCGAGGGAAACGCTGATTAACGCAGGCCAGGCAGATCAGACTGCCCGGCCGGGCGTATCAATGCGTGGCGTGAAGTTGAGCATCTGCCCGTTCTGAGAGCTGATGTATCGCAGGAATAAGCTGGCTGATGCAGCTCAGGCTGTGTCCTAACTGGCAGACACTTTCAGTAGAGAAGGTCGTTTCATTTTCCGTACACAGGCTGATCAGGCTGTCGCCGAGAAACTTTAAGGTCTGATACAGGCCAGACAGCGTGTCTTCGCAGCCAAAAGCCAATTCCAGCAGTTCTTCTTCAGACAACTTGTGACAATCAAGCTGCCGCATGACGTTTGCCAGCGGAAAATTGATCAGGCTGCTTCCGGGCAGAATGTTACAGGATCCCGTATCAGCGTTAGTGGTACTATCGGCGTTAGCCATGGTATTACCTCGGTTTAATATTATGGTCAGACGCCCCGATCGTGTTGCTGCACGTTCGGGGCGTTGCTTTACTGGTAGCTATACAATGCTGTACATTTACAACCAGTCGAGAAAGCATACGCCGGAGATAACCAATGTCAACCAATGACAACCACAAAGAGCGTCTTGTTGTGCAGCTTCGTCTGGATGCGGACTTATCAGAACGACTGGCTGCGGCCATGAAAGAAGATGGCGATGACAACAAAGCAGGCTGGATAAAACGATTGCTGCGGAGAGAACTTGATAAGCGCAGCGTTGTAGAAAGCGAGAAATAAAAATGCCGGGGACATCCCCGGCATTTTACATTCTGGATAACGCGCGAATCAGCGCCCTTTCTTTTTACGCCCTGGCGATGCAAAGCGCTTACGGTTTGCCAATTCTGCCGGGGTTTTCGCCATGTTTTTTGCGCCGCTGCTGGCCGGTTTCTTCACCGGGGTTGCGGCGGTTTTCGGCTTGGCCTTGGCTTTTGCCGGTTTGGCTTCCGAGGACGAGTTTTCAATCAGCTTGAACAGTTCGATCAATTCGTCATCGGTCAGGTCACGCCATTCGCCTAACGGCAGTCCTTTCAGGCTGACGTTCATGATTCGCGTACGTTCAAGCTTGGTGACTTCAAAGCCGAAATGTTCGCACATGCGGCGAATCTGACGGTTCAGGCCCTGCACCAGGGTGATGCGGAAAGTGAACGGTGCTTCTCTTTTCACTTTGCACTTTTTCGTCACCGTGCCGAGGATCGGCACGCCCTTGCCCATTCCCGCGATAAATTCATCGGTCACCGGTTTGTTGACCGTGACCAGATACTCTTTTTCATGGTCGTTGCCGGCACGCAGGATTTTGTTCACCAGGTCGCCATGGTTGGTGAGGAAAATCAGGCCCTGGGAGTCTTTGTCCAGGCGGCCAATCGGGAACACGCGGCTGCTGTGGTTGACGAAATCGACGATGTTGTCCTTTTCGCCGTTCTCGGTGGTGCTGACGATCCCGACCGGCTTGTTCAATACGATTAACACCAAATCGTCTTCCTGACGCGGCTCGATGAGCTGGCCGTTTACTTTCACGACGTCGCCCGCCACGACCTGATCGCCAATGGTGGCGCGTTTGCCGTTGATGAGCACGTTGCCCTGTTCGATGTAGCGGTCGGCGTCACGGCGTGAGCAGATCCCACTTTCGCTGATGTATTTGTTTAATCGGATGGATTGAGTCGGCAGCATAGTTTCTCCTGTATGCGCGAACTATATCAAAGGCCGATAGCCTTATAAAACAACCCGTCAATAATCGTCGCGACCATCATCTTCGTCCGGCTGTTCCATCACGCTGTACGCCACCGCGCAGAACAGGGAGTTGAGACGCTTCATGTCACCGAGCAGCCCCAGGTGGAGCGAGCTGGTTTCGATACTCTGCACGTTTTGCTGATGCAGCCTGTCGACGTGAGCGTGTGAGTAACGACGGTTCAGGATGCGGAAGCGGTGCTTGTTCCGGCGCAGACGGCGAGCGCTGTCGACGTCACCGGAGAAGAATACCGACATCGCCAATTGCAGGTTGCTGAGCAGTTGCTCAAACAGACCATCCAGCTCTTTCAGCCCTTCCACCGAAAACGCCCGGCGCGCAGCCAGGGACTTATCAGCAATCTCACTGCCCATGCGCTCGATGATGTCGGAAGCCTGTTCAAGGTTCAGCGACATCTCGATGATTTCCGCCCAGCGCCGGGATTCTTCTTCTGCGAGTTCATCCTTCGGCATCCGCGCCAGATACAGCTTGATA
This DNA window, taken from Scandinavium goeteborgense, encodes the following:
- the rluF gene encoding 23S rRNA pseudouridine(2604) synthase RluF, yielding MLPTQSIRLNKYISESGICSRRDADRYIEQGNVLINGKRATIGDQVVAGDVVKVNGQLIEPRQEDDLVLIVLNKPVGIVSTTENGEKDNIVDFVNHSSRVFPIGRLDKDSQGLIFLTNHGDLVNKILRAGNDHEKEYLVTVNKPVTDEFIAGMGKGVPILGTVTKKCKVKREAPFTFRITLVQGLNRQIRRMCEHFGFEVTKLERTRIMNVSLKGLPLGEWRDLTDDELIELFKLIENSSSEAKPAKAKAKPKTAATPVKKPASSGAKNMAKTPAELANRKRFASPGRKKKGR
- a CDS encoding DUF3811 domain-containing protein, with the translated sequence MAISRLTQQDMNEKEQRELKTLLDRARIAHGRTLTNAENNSVKKEYIDKLMVEREAEAKKARQLKKNQAYKVDKTATFTWTASTGPRGKR